A window of the Hordeum vulgare subsp. vulgare chromosome 5H, MorexV3_pseudomolecules_assembly, whole genome shotgun sequence genome harbors these coding sequences:
- the LOC123396033 gene encoding glutaredoxin-C1-like produces MEQVTKLAGQRAVVIFGTSSCCMCHTVTSLLRDIGANPTMVGLDEHPRGKEMEKALVRLLGRNPAVPAVFIGGRLVGCTDKVMSLHLGGKLVPLLRNAGAVWV; encoded by the coding sequence ATGGAGCAGGTGACGAAGCTAGCGGGGCAGCGGGCCGTGGTGATCTTCGGCACGAGCTCCTGCTGCATGTGCCACACGGTGACGAGCCTCCTCCGCGATATCGGGGCGAACCCGACGATGGTGGGACTGGACGAGCACCCTAGAgggaaggagatggagaaggccCTCGTGCGGCTCCTCGGCCGGAACCCTGCCGTACCGGCGGTGTTCATCGGCGGCAGGCTCGTCGGATGCACCGACAAGGTCATGTCCCTTCACCTCGGCGGCAAGCTTGTCCCGCTGCTTCGAAATGCAGGTGCTGTCTGGGTGTAG
- the LOC123396032 gene encoding glutaredoxin-C1, translated as MEQVTKLAGQRAVVIFSMSSCCMCHTVTRLFRDLGANPAEVDLDEDPRGKEMEKALARLLGRNPAVPAVFIGGRLVGSTDKVMSLHLSGKLVPLLRNAGAVWV; from the coding sequence ATGGAGCAGGTGACGAAGCTGGCGGGGCAGCGGGCGGTGGTGATATTCAGCATGAGCTCCTGCTGCATGTGCCACACGGTGACGCGCCTCTTCCGGGACCTCGGGGCGAACCCGGCGGAGGTGGATCTGGACGAGGACCCTAGGgggaaggagatggagaaggcgCTGGCGAGGCTCCTCGGCCGGAACCCGGCCGTGCCGGCGGTGTTCATCGGCGGCAGGCTCGTCGGATCCACCGACAAGGTCATGTCCCTTCACCTCAGCGGCAAGCTTGTGCCGCTGCTCCGTAACGCAGGTGCTGTCTGGGTCTAG